A region from the Volucribacter amazonae genome encodes:
- a CDS encoding CoA-acylating methylmalonate-semialdehyde dehydrogenase, whose protein sequence is METVLNFINGKQVPSRGTTAWPIYNPATGQQIRQVIMSSAEDVNEAIDVAQAAFPAWAETSPLRRARVMFKFKELLLRDFDKLARVITEEHGKVYSDSIGELQRGLEVVEFACGIPHLLKGEFSEQAGRGIDIHSAMQPLGVTVGITPFNFPAMVPMWMFPISLACGNTFILKPAKADPSLSIYLAELLKEAGLPDGVFNVVHGDRHDNEILMRDPRVQAISFVGSTPAAAYVHKVGGEFGKRVQALGAAKNHAIIMPDVDIETTADALLGAAFGAAGERCMALPLAVTIDDDTADKLVKALKPKVEALRYGPGIAKDGEKEMDFGPLITQQHLNNVTGYIDKGVVEGATLVVDGRGKKPAGYEQGFFIGGTLFDHVKPDMVIYQEEIFGPVLGIVRAKSFDEALQLINQHPYGNGAAIFTANGAAAREFTYKVQAGMVGVNVPIPVPMAFHCFGGWKHSAYGQLNAYGPDGVRFYTKMKTVTTRWPDYREGNEGAAFSMPTL, encoded by the coding sequence ATGGAAACAGTATTAAATTTTATTAATGGTAAACAAGTTCCGAGTCGTGGTACAACAGCGTGGCCGATTTATAATCCAGCTACGGGGCAGCAAATTCGTCAAGTGATTATGAGTAGTGCTGAAGATGTTAATGAAGCGATTGATGTGGCGCAAGCGGCTTTTCCTGCTTGGGCTGAAACTTCGCCGTTACGCCGTGCGAGAGTGATGTTTAAGTTTAAAGAATTATTGTTGCGTGATTTTGATAAGTTAGCTCGTGTTATTACTGAGGAGCATGGCAAGGTATATTCTGATTCTATTGGTGAGCTACAACGTGGATTAGAGGTGGTAGAGTTTGCTTGCGGTATTCCGCATCTATTAAAAGGTGAATTTTCTGAACAGGCAGGGCGTGGCATTGATATTCATTCGGCTATGCAACCTTTAGGCGTAACAGTAGGTATTACCCCTTTTAATTTCCCAGCTATGGTGCCAATGTGGATGTTCCCAATTTCTTTAGCTTGTGGTAACACCTTTATTCTCAAACCTGCCAAAGCCGATCCATCGTTATCTATTTATTTAGCAGAATTATTAAAAGAAGCAGGTTTGCCAGATGGGGTATTCAATGTTGTACATGGCGATCGTCACGATAATGAAATTTTAATGCGCGATCCTCGTGTACAAGCCATTAGTTTTGTGGGGTCAACGCCAGCGGCGGCTTATGTGCATAAAGTGGGCGGTGAGTTTGGTAAACGTGTGCAAGCCCTAGGAGCGGCAAAAAACCACGCTATTATTATGCCTGATGTAGATATTGAGACAACCGCTGATGCGTTATTAGGTGCTGCTTTTGGGGCAGCAGGCGAACGTTGTATGGCATTGCCATTAGCGGTAACCATTGATGATGATACCGCTGATAAATTAGTTAAAGCGTTGAAACCAAAAGTTGAGGCTTTACGTTATGGGCCGGGGATTGCAAAAGATGGCGAAAAAGAAATGGATTTTGGGCCATTAATTACCCAACAACATTTGAATAATGTAACAGGTTATATTGATAAAGGCGTGGTTGAAGGGGCAACATTAGTGGTTGATGGACGAGGTAAAAAACCAGCAGGTTATGAGCAAGGGTTCTTTATTGGCGGCACTTTATTTGATCATGTGAAACCTGATATGGTGATTTATCAGGAAGAGATTTTTGGACCAGTGCTAGGTATTGTGCGAGCGAAAAGTTTTGATGAAGCTTTACAACTGATTAATCAACACCCTTATGGTAATGGGGCAGCGATTTTCACTGCTAATGGTGCAGCAGCCAGAGAGTTTACTTATAAAGTACAGGCAGGTATGGTGGGGGTTAATGTGCCTATTCCTGTGCCAATGGCGTTCCATTGTTTTGGTGGATGGAAACATTCTGCCTATGGACAATTAAATGCCTAT
- the iolB gene encoding 5-deoxy-glucuronate isomerase: MSKLLAKSQKNNPAPNGQVQCVTPNSANWEYVGFEVYHLSAGQQLSYNSENTEVCFVLVAGQATIKTAQQTFSQIGKRLSPFERIPPYSVYIPPHQQVEIIAITPLELAVCRAPSQGNYPARLISPQQVGVEQRGYGNNKRLVHNILPETEPADSLLVVEVFTDEGNTSSFPSHKHDDKHSTQETYLEETYYHRFEPSQGFALQRVYTDDRSLDECMAVYDGDVVQVPKGYHPVATIAGYNNYYLNVMAGPVRKWQFSWEKDHAWINTSDYANKFK; the protein is encoded by the coding sequence ATGAGCAAATTATTAGCGAAATCACAAAAAAATAATCCTGCTCCCAATGGACAAGTCCAATGCGTAACACCAAACAGTGCAAATTGGGAATATGTTGGCTTTGAAGTCTATCATTTATCAGCAGGGCAACAACTAAGCTATAACAGCGAGAATACCGAAGTCTGTTTTGTATTAGTGGCTGGGCAAGCGACTATTAAGACAGCCCAACAAACTTTTAGCCAAATAGGTAAACGCTTATCCCCTTTTGAACGAATTCCGCCTTATTCTGTTTATATTCCACCTCATCAGCAAGTGGAAATTATTGCAATAACCCCCTTAGAATTAGCAGTTTGTCGTGCCCCAAGCCAAGGAAATTACCCTGCTCGTTTAATTTCCCCACAACAAGTAGGCGTTGAACAACGAGGATATGGCAACAACAAACGCTTAGTGCATAATATTCTGCCAGAAACCGAACCTGCTGATAGCTTATTAGTGGTTGAAGTGTTTACTGATGAGGGTAATACAAGTTCCTTTCCTAGCCATAAACACGATGATAAACACAGCACACAGGAAACCTATTTAGAAGAAACCTATTATCACCGCTTTGAACCAAGCCAAGGTTTTGCATTACAACGAGTTTATACTGACGATCGTAGCCTAGATGAATGTATGGCTGTATATGACGGCGATGTGGTACAAGTTCCCAAAGGCTACCACCCCGTTGCTACCATTGCGGGTTACAATAATTATTACCTCAATGTAATGGCAGGCCCTGTCCGCAAATGGCAATTTAGCTGGGAAAAAGATCACGCATGGATAAATACCAGTGATTATGCAAATAAATTCAAATAA
- the cysI gene encoding assimilatory sulfite reductase (NADPH) hemoprotein subunit — protein MTDKTTEWKNKPLADNERLKDQSDYLHGTIAQDLNEQLTGGFSKDNFQLIRFHGMYEQDDRDIRAERIEQKLEPNKNVMLRCRLPGGIISPQQWLGIDQFASEQTTYGSIRLTNRQTFQYHGVLKRNIKAMHQWLHQLGLDSIATAGDVNRNVLCTSNPVESQLHKEAYEWAKKISEHLLPRTTAYADIWLDGEKVFTTETTKPLLKESSDKIEPVLGKTYLPRKFKTTVVIPPHNDVDLHANDLNFVAIGEQGKLVGFNVLIGGGLSMEHGNHKTYPNTALELGFIGLDNVLACAEAVVTTQRDWGNRSDRKNAKLRYTIQRVGLDRVKQEVEQRMGVVFEPIRPYQFTERGDRIGWIKGEDNKWHLTLFIENGRLLDYPDRPLKTGMREIAKVHKGDFRLTANQNLIVAGVSSRDKVKIERIAREYKLIDDRISPQREHSMACVSLPTCPLAMAEAERFLPEFIDRIDELMAKHQVSQEHIVLRVTGCPNGCGRAMLAEVGLVGKAVGRYNLHLGGNRAGTRIPRLFKENITEPEILAILDQLIGNWATQRQADEGFGDFVIRTGIVKPVINAPVDFWDVSKVA, from the coding sequence ATGACCGACAAAACAACCGAATGGAAAAACAAACCTCTCGCCGATAATGAACGGCTTAAAGATCAAAGTGATTACTTACACGGCACCATTGCTCAAGATCTCAATGAACAACTTACAGGCGGATTTAGCAAAGATAACTTCCAATTAATCCGCTTTCACGGTATGTATGAACAAGATGATCGGGATATTCGTGCTGAACGCATTGAGCAAAAACTTGAACCTAATAAAAATGTAATGTTGCGTTGTCGTTTACCTGGGGGAATTATTTCGCCGCAACAATGGTTAGGTATCGATCAATTTGCTAGTGAACAAACCACTTATGGCAGTATTCGCTTAACCAATCGCCAAACGTTCCAATATCACGGTGTACTAAAACGTAATATTAAAGCAATGCACCAATGGTTGCATCAACTTGGGCTAGATTCCATTGCCACCGCAGGCGATGTGAACCGTAATGTGCTTTGTACTTCTAACCCCGTAGAAAGCCAACTGCATAAAGAAGCCTATGAATGGGCGAAAAAAATCTCTGAACATTTGTTGCCTCGTACTACCGCTTATGCAGATATTTGGCTTGATGGCGAGAAAGTGTTTACCACAGAAACCACGAAGCCTTTATTAAAAGAATCCAGCGATAAAATTGAACCAGTGCTAGGCAAAACCTATTTACCTCGTAAGTTTAAAACCACCGTAGTCATTCCGCCACACAACGATGTGGATTTACACGCAAACGACCTAAACTTTGTTGCCATTGGCGAACAGGGCAAGTTAGTGGGTTTTAACGTGTTAATCGGTGGTGGTTTATCAATGGAACACGGCAACCACAAAACCTATCCCAATACTGCTTTAGAGCTAGGCTTCATTGGGCTAGACAACGTATTGGCTTGTGCTGAAGCAGTGGTAACTACCCAACGAGATTGGGGCAACCGTAGTGATCGGAAAAACGCAAAATTACGCTATACCATTCAACGTGTGGGCTTAGATCGGGTGAAACAAGAAGTTGAACAGCGTATGGGCGTTGTTTTTGAGCCAATTCGTCCTTATCAATTTACCGAACGAGGCGATCGTATTGGTTGGATTAAGGGCGAAGACAATAAATGGCATTTAACCCTATTTATTGAAAATGGGCGTTTGCTTGACTATCCTGATCGCCCATTAAAAACTGGTATGCGAGAAATCGCTAAGGTACATAAGGGGGATTTCCGCCTAACCGCTAATCAAAATTTGATTGTGGCTGGGGTAAGTAGCCGTGATAAAGTTAAAATTGAACGTATTGCTCGAGAATATAAATTAATTGACGACCGAATTAGCCCTCAACGTGAACATAGTATGGCTTGCGTTTCACTGCCTACTTGCCCATTAGCAATGGCAGAAGCTGAACGCTTTTTACCTGAATTTATTGATCGGATTGATGAGTTAATGGCAAAGCATCAAGTTAGCCAAGAACATATTGTATTGCGAGTAACAGGCTGCCCAAATGGTTGCGGACGAGCAATGCTTGCTGAAGTGGGATTAGTGGGAAAAGCGGTAGGACGCTACAATCTTCATCTCGGCGGCAACCGAGCAGGCACACGCATTCCTCGTTTATTCAAGGAAAACATTACCGAACCTGAAATCCTCGCCATTTTAGACCAACTTATCGGCAACTGGGCAACCCAACGCCAAGCTGATGAAGGTTTCGGCGATTTTGTTATCCGCACAGGCATCGTTAAACCTGTTATCAACGCCCCTGTTGATTTTTGGGATGTGAGTAAGGTGGCTTAA
- the cysJ gene encoding NADPH-dependent assimilatory sulfite reductase flavoprotein subunit gives MSKIDLPFQPEQLQLLQQCLQQSDARQLAWLSGYCWALSAQQANATQDIAQNLSPNQTALQAEPLKVTVLSASQTGNAKGVADQLAQALQAVGIEVQRKNAGDYKAKQIADETLLLLVSSTQGDGEPPEEAVSLYKYLFGKKAPQLAQLSFAVLGLGDSSYPDFCQAGKDFDQRLADLGATRLLERVDCDLDFNEQAEQWIAQVVTLCQQKQGQTQQLQAVNVGNETVATAQVSPYNKQNPFTATLSVNQKITSRQAEKDVRHLEIDLAGSGLQYQAGDALGVWFENDPNLVAEVLQAVQLNGDEQVSINNAPVTLRQALISQLELTQNTTVFVKKYAELSQHNALQDLVADPQKLNDYVQQTPLIGVLQHYPTALTGEQLVSLLRPLTPRLYSIASAQAEVGEEVHLTVGVVRYQYDDKARTGGASGYLADRVEEDGEVKVFIEPNAHFRLPQDNSKPIIMIGSGTGIAPFRAFIQQRIAEEAEGQNWLIFGNQRSTDDFLYQLEWQEAAKQGYLHKYSFAWSREQQEKVYVQHKILQEATALWQWLQQGAYIYVCGDASKMAKDVENALIQAVAQAGAMSLEQAEDYIEQLREDKRYQRDVY, from the coding sequence ATGAGCAAAATTGACCTACCCTTTCAGCCAGAACAACTGCAATTATTACAGCAATGTTTACAACAGAGCGATGCTCGCCAATTAGCTTGGCTTTCAGGTTATTGTTGGGCATTATCCGCTCAACAGGCTAATGCAACGCAGGATATTGCACAAAATTTATCGCCAAATCAGACCGCACTTCAAGCCGAACCCTTAAAGGTTACGGTATTATCTGCCTCACAAACAGGCAATGCCAAAGGGGTGGCAGATCAATTAGCCCAAGCCTTACAAGCGGTGGGGATTGAGGTGCAACGTAAAAATGCAGGCGATTATAAAGCCAAGCAAATTGCCGATGAAACCTTGTTATTATTAGTGAGTTCCACCCAAGGGGACGGCGAACCACCAGAGGAAGCGGTAAGCCTTTATAAATATTTATTTGGCAAAAAAGCCCCTCAACTCGCCCAACTGAGTTTTGCGGTATTAGGCTTGGGCGATTCCTCTTATCCTGATTTTTGCCAAGCAGGCAAGGATTTTGACCAACGTTTAGCGGATTTAGGGGCGACACGTTTACTTGAACGTGTAGATTGTGATTTAGATTTTAATGAACAAGCGGAACAATGGATTGCCCAAGTGGTTACCCTTTGTCAGCAAAAACAGGGACAAACCCAACAATTACAAGCGGTGAATGTGGGCAATGAAACGGTCGCCACCGCTCAAGTTAGCCCTTATAACAAACAAAATCCTTTTACCGCCACCTTATCGGTTAATCAAAAAATTACCAGTCGCCAAGCGGAAAAAGACGTGCGTCATTTGGAGATTGATCTCGCCGGCTCAGGCTTGCAATATCAAGCAGGCGATGCCTTGGGGGTATGGTTTGAAAACGATCCAAATTTGGTGGCAGAAGTGTTGCAAGCGGTACAGCTCAATGGCGATGAGCAAGTCAGTATTAACAATGCCCCTGTTACCTTGCGACAAGCCTTAATTAGTCAGCTTGAATTGACCCAAAATACAACGGTTTTTGTGAAAAAATATGCGGAATTAAGTCAGCATAATGCGTTACAAGACTTAGTGGCAGATCCGCAAAAATTGAATGATTATGTACAACAAACCCCGTTAATTGGCGTATTACAGCATTATCCAACGGCATTAACGGGCGAGCAATTAGTCAGTTTATTGCGTCCGCTAACACCAAGACTGTATTCCATTGCCTCGGCACAAGCGGAAGTGGGCGAAGAAGTGCATTTAACCGTTGGCGTTGTGCGTTATCAATATGATGATAAAGCCAGAACAGGCGGCGCATCAGGCTATTTAGCGGATCGTGTTGAAGAAGATGGCGAAGTGAAAGTCTTTATTGAGCCTAATGCCCATTTCCGTTTACCGCAAGATAACAGCAAGCCTATTATTATGATTGGTTCAGGCACAGGTATCGCCCCTTTTAGAGCCTTTATTCAGCAACGTATCGCCGAAGAGGCAGAGGGACAAAACTGGTTGATTTTTGGTAACCAGCGTTCTACCGATGATTTCCTTTATCAATTAGAGTGGCAAGAGGCGGCTAAACAAGGCTATTTGCATAAATACAGCTTTGCTTGGTCAAGAGAGCAACAAGAAAAGGTCTATGTTCAACATAAAATTTTGCAAGAAGCCACCGCACTTTGGCAATGGCTACAACAAGGGGCGTATATTTATGTCTGTGGTGATGCCTCAAAAATGGCAAAAGACGTGGAAAATGCCTTAATTCAAGCGGTAGCTCAAGCAGGGGCAATGAGCCTTGAACAAGCTGAAGACTATATTGAACAACTACGAGAAGATAAACGTTATCAGAGGGATGTGTATTGA